AGGGCCGTTCGTTCAAGGGGTAAAGGGTCGAGCGCAATTCATGGAACAGGACCCCGCCGTAGGACGGGGAGCCGTAGGAATAATCGCGGTCGATGACCGCCACCGCCTTGGCTCCGCCCAGCGCCTGGACTCTCTTGCCTTCAGCCGCGGCTTTGGCATAAATTATCTTGGCAACTTGACTCGAACCCACGAAGGATAAGCCCTTGACGTCCGGGTGTTCTAATAGTGCAGTGACCGCTTCCTGATCTCCATGAACCACATTCAGGACTCCAGGCGGTAGTCCAGCTTCCTCAGTCAGTATCACAATCTGCTGATGAGTCAAGGGATCTTGTTCGCTTGGCTTGAGCACAAACGTATTGCCTGTTGTAATCGCGTAAGGCCAAAACCAAAGGGGAATCATGACTGGGAAGTTGTAGGGTGTAATCGCTGCGAAAACACCGAGCGGCTGCCGGATGGTTTCACAATCAACGCCCGGGGCGATGTCTTCAAGCGTATCGCCCATCAGCAAGGTAGGCATGCCGCAAGCATGTTCTACATTCTCGATGCCGCGCTGAATTTCGCCTCGTGATTCAGATGAAGTCTTGCCGTGTTCCTGCGTGAGAGAAACTGCCAGATCATCGGCCTTTTCTTCCAGTAGAGCTTTGAGGCGGAAAAGAACTCGCGCACGCTCCACAACCGGTGTTTCACGCCAGGCCGGGAACGCCTTCTTTGCTGCTTCGACGGCTTTACCCACGTCAGCGTGATTTGACAAAGGAACCCTGGCCAAAAGCTCACCTGTGGCCGGATTCGTGACCGGAAGCTCTTTGGTACTCG
The sequence above is a segment of the candidate division KSB1 bacterium genome. Coding sequences within it:
- a CDS encoding aldehyde dehydrogenase family protein, whose product is MASKAAKNFVQPATDKSGVIPNYVGGNWVSASSTKELPVTNPATGELLARVPLSNHADVGKAVEAAKKAFPAWRETPVVERARVLFRLKALLEEKADDLAVSLTQEHGKTSSESRGEIQRGIENVEHACGMPTLLMGDTLEDIAPGVDCETIRQPLGVFAAITPYNFPVMIPLWFWPYAITTGNTFVLKPSEQDPLTHQQIVILTEEAGLPPGVLNVVHGDQEAVTALLEHPDVKGLSFVGSSQVAKIIYAKAAAEGKRVQALGGAKAVAVIDRDYSYGSPSYGGVLFHELRSTLYPLNERP